The Candidatus Methylomirabilis lanthanidiphila genome contains a region encoding:
- a CDS encoding UTP--glucose-1-phosphate uridylyltransferase, producing the protein MRIRKAIIPAAGLGTRFLPATKAQPKEMLPIVDKPTIQYVVEEAAASGIEDIIIVTGRGKDAIENHFDRSMELQIALDRQGKKEQLREIERISELASFCYIRQEEPLGLGHAILTAKALVGDEPFAVLLGDDIIDSEVPCLGQMIAAFERYRSSIIAVQQVSKEETSNYGIIDSRSIEDSIYQILDLVEKPSPESAPSDLAIIGRYILTPEVFAALERTIPDAGGEIQLTNGLRALLRTQAMYGLAFRGRRYDAGSKLGFVKATVQFALKRPDLAPGLRAYLRTLSLDEVGATAEQDRDRS; encoded by the coding sequence ATGCGAATCCGTAAAGCCATTATACCCGCAGCGGGTTTGGGGACGAGGTTCCTCCCCGCAACCAAGGCGCAGCCAAAAGAGATGCTCCCGATCGTGGACAAGCCGACCATCCAGTACGTGGTAGAGGAAGCCGCTGCGTCGGGAATCGAGGACATCATTATCGTGACCGGTCGAGGGAAGGATGCCATCGAGAACCACTTTGACCGATCGATGGAGTTGCAGATTGCGCTTGATCGACAGGGCAAAAAGGAGCAGTTGCGGGAGATCGAGCGAATCTCCGAGTTGGCGTCGTTCTGTTACATCCGTCAGGAGGAGCCGCTCGGCTTGGGGCACGCGATCCTGACGGCAAAGGCGCTTGTGGGAGATGAACCCTTTGCGGTGTTGCTTGGAGACGACATCATCGATTCTGAGGTCCCCTGCCTGGGGCAGATGATTGCCGCGTTTGAACGGTATCGATCCTCGATCATTGCCGTGCAGCAGGTCAGCAAGGAGGAAACCAGCAACTACGGGATCATCGATTCCAGGTCGATTGAGGATTCGATCTATCAAATCCTGGATTTGGTGGAGAAGCCGTCTCCCGAGTCGGCCCCGTCCGACTTGGCCATTATCGGACGCTACATTCTGACGCCTGAAGTCTTTGCGGCGCTTGAGCGGACCATTCCGGACGCAGGTGGAGAGATCCAGCTTACGAACGGCTTACGGGCGTTGTTGAGAACACAAGCGATGTATGGGCTCGCATTCCGCGGGCGCCGGTATGATGCCGGGAGCAAACTGGGTTTTGTGAAGGCAACCGTACAGTTTGCGCTCAAGCGTCCGGATCTGGCGCCGGGGTTGCGGGCATATCTGAGAACACTCAGCCTGGACGAGGTGGGCGCGACGGCGGAGCAGGACCGAGACCGGTCTTGA